One Methanobacteriaceae archaeon genomic window carries:
- a CDS encoding LemA family protein, with protein sequence MVGKMWLELIILLILILVVGGFIYLYNSLVQSRNRVKNAWSQIDVQLNRRADLIPNLVETVKGYAKHEKTVFEKVTEARAGLMNAKTVRETAEANNILTDTLKSLFAVAENYPDLKANQNFLELQGQLEETENKIAYSRQFYNDTVLMYNNKCQMVPSNIIASIFKFQEAEYFEMEESKREVPKVEF encoded by the coding sequence GTGGTGGGAAAAATGTGGTTGGAATTAATCATCTTGCTTATACTGATTTTAGTAGTGGGAGGTTTCATATACCTCTACAACAGCCTGGTTCAATCCAGAAACAGGGTTAAGAATGCATGGTCGCAGATTGATGTTCAATTGAACCGGAGGGCCGACCTGATCCCAAATTTGGTGGAAACAGTAAAGGGGTATGCAAAACACGAGAAAACAGTTTTTGAAAAGGTTACTGAAGCAAGAGCCGGGCTTATGAATGCTAAAACTGTCCGGGAAACTGCAGAGGCTAATAACATCTTAACCGACACTTTAAAAAGCCTTTTTGCCGTGGCAGAGAACTACCCTGATTTGAAAGCTAATCAAAACTTTCTAGAATTACAGGGTCAGTTAGAGGAGACAGAAAACAAAATAGCCTATTCCAGACAGTTCTATAATGATACGGTGTTAATGTACAACAACAAATGTCAGATGGTTCCCAGTAACATCATTGCATCCATATTCAAATTTCAGGAAGCAGAATACTTTGAAATGGAAGAATCAAAAAGGGAAGTCCCTAAAGTTGAGTTTTAG
- a CDS encoding glycosyltransferase family 2 protein has translation MEKESENRLNQTKNEISQFDDMKNEVLPPQLPEIYSNPINEELKERASQILDEIMVKEKVVLKMVKPSDRCKGFPIETTPLVRRIFEMVPGAFTWAFIFTPLLAAMFNFSEILVLYITILAFYWIYRAFRFVYGLYLGVKRTERDLKVDWIGKVQEEYPREYEALKYVLIYPIYREGLETIEPSVAGWANSDVDTKKISLVVAIEEKYAQKCIENFEYIKEKYGHRFREIVYYIHPADIKGEVKGVKGPNINWATRHFVKKVEDRGEDIKDYLLFTFDCDQIPHRKYISAITYKFLSSENRFHHFYCSAVHTFNNNLWRVPALVRVFSESLTLVVLHSWTVTKKSRDTWSSYAVSLKTVKDVNYWCPDIENDDTAFYWNALVRFHGDFSGEEVYIPTYNDAVENETYVNTHHSLYRQQHRWGWGIITFPITIAGLCYNREIKFSKRLNVIWTLLDNQLLFTTAVYLITFGIPLLNIFNMGFSDNPINYKIPSIIGWVLLGAFFLNVPIVILRRKIMPVPDGWDWKRNVWDFLETGAVTINMLTFGFIPYIQAQTELLLGKRPGDKLNITEKVIMNGKKPPLPHTGSIHKSEKIAIRPSNQSK, from the coding sequence TTGGAGAAAGAATCAGAAAACCGTCTGAATCAAACTAAAAATGAAATTAGTCAGTTTGATGACATGAAAAATGAAGTTTTACCTCCTCAATTACCAGAAATTTATTCTAATCCCATTAATGAAGAATTGAAAGAGCGAGCCAGCCAGATTCTGGACGAGATTATGGTTAAAGAGAAAGTAGTCCTGAAAATGGTGAAACCATCAGACAGGTGTAAAGGATTTCCAATTGAAACCACACCCCTTGTAAGAAGAATTTTTGAAATGGTTCCTGGAGCTTTCACCTGGGCATTTATTTTCACCCCACTCCTGGCAGCAATGTTTAATTTTTCAGAAATTCTGGTACTTTACATAACAATACTTGCATTCTACTGGATTTACCGAGCTTTTCGTTTTGTTTACGGCCTTTATCTAGGTGTTAAAAGAACTGAAAGAGATTTGAAAGTTGATTGGATTGGTAAAGTACAAGAAGAATACCCCCGAGAATACGAGGCACTGAAATACGTCCTAATCTACCCTATATACAGGGAAGGCTTGGAAACCATTGAACCATCTGTAGCAGGTTGGGCTAATTCTGATGTGGACACCAAGAAAATATCCCTGGTAGTGGCTATAGAAGAAAAATATGCACAAAAGTGTATTGAAAATTTTGAATACATCAAAGAAAAATATGGGCACCGATTTAGGGAGATAGTCTATTACATTCACCCTGCTGACATCAAAGGAGAAGTTAAGGGAGTTAAAGGACCCAATATTAATTGGGCTACGCGTCACTTCGTTAAAAAAGTGGAGGACAGAGGGGAAGACATCAAGGATTACCTTTTATTCACCTTTGACTGTGACCAGATACCCCATAGAAAATACATTTCAGCCATAACCTACAAATTCTTAAGCTCTGAAAACCGTTTCCATCACTTTTACTGCAGTGCAGTGCACACCTTTAACAACAATCTATGGAGAGTTCCTGCTTTGGTAAGGGTTTTCTCAGAATCTTTAACTCTGGTTGTTCTTCACAGCTGGACTGTTACCAAAAAATCAAGGGACACCTGGTCTTCCTATGCAGTCAGCCTTAAAACGGTTAAAGATGTGAATTACTGGTGCCCTGATATTGAAAACGACGACACAGCATTTTACTGGAATGCTTTGGTTCGTTTCCATGGTGATTTTTCAGGGGAAGAAGTGTACATACCCACCTACAATGATGCCGTGGAAAATGAGACTTATGTGAACACCCATCACTCGCTCTACAGACAACAACACCGCTGGGGATGGGGGATAATCACCTTCCCCATTACTATAGCCGGACTTTGCTACAACCGGGAGATTAAATTTAGCAAACGTTTAAATGTGATCTGGACTCTTCTGGACAATCAACTTCTTTTCACCACTGCAGTGTATCTCATAACCTTTGGAATTCCCCTTTTGAACATATTCAACATGGGATTCTCAGACAACCCTATCAATTACAAGATCCCCTCCATAATCGGGTGGGTGCTACTGGGAGCCTTCTTCCTAAACGTTCCTATTGTTATTCTTCGCAGGAAAATAATGCCAGTTCCGGATGGCTGGGATTGGAAGCGAAATGTGTGGGACTTCCTTGAAACCGGAGCTGTGACTATTAATATGCTAACATTTGGATTTATACCCTATATCCAAGCCCAAACTGAACTTTTATTAGGTAAAAGGCCTGGAGACAAACTTAACATCACTGAAAAAGTGATAATGAATGGTAAAAAACCTCCTTTGCCCCATACTGGTTCAATCCATAAATCTGAAAAAATCGCAATACGCCCCAGTAACCAATCCAAGTAA
- a CDS encoding cupin domain-containing protein, with protein sequence MLIKSLKKCEYFQVLDETVLCELLHPKNENIEMGCSIAHAIMAPGKVSLPHKLKKSVEIYYLLEGCGKMHIDDETADVKSGDAIYIPPGSVQWIENTGSSPLKFLCVVTPPWQKEDEVLV encoded by the coding sequence ATGTTAATAAAGTCTTTAAAAAAATGCGAATACTTCCAGGTGCTGGATGAAACTGTTCTTTGCGAGCTTCTGCATCCTAAAAATGAGAACATTGAAATGGGTTGCAGTATTGCCCATGCAATCATGGCCCCGGGCAAAGTTTCTCTACCACATAAATTGAAAAAATCCGTGGAAATCTACTACCTCCTGGAGGGTTGTGGGAAGATGCACATTGATGATGAAACAGCAGATGTGAAATCTGGTGATGCTATCTACATCCCTCCGGGTTCTGTGCAGTGGATAGAAAACACTGGTAGTTCTCCCTTAAAATTTTTATGTGTGGTAACTCCTCCCTGGCAAAAAGAAGATGAGGTGTTAGTTTAA
- the cbiE gene encoding precorrin-6y C5,15-methyltransferase (decarboxylating) subunit CbiE produces MSKLYLVGIGPGSAEYLTKTALNVSESADVLVGSQRALDLFPEFHGETLVLRARNMDEMMKKSVSLVDEGKNVAILSTGDPGFSGVLKPILKLRDDLDMEVIPGISSLQLAAARLQIPWDEANLLTLHGKGNSDIILSLLDNKKPTIVLPDFRVEKLAQFLLEKGVNPERKVSICERLSYPDERIFKGNLREAADTKFSYLCVMVIY; encoded by the coding sequence ATGTCTAAACTTTATTTAGTAGGAATTGGTCCGGGTTCAGCTGAATACCTGACCAAAACAGCCTTAAATGTTTCAGAATCTGCAGATGTTCTGGTGGGAAGTCAAAGGGCACTTGATCTATTCCCTGAATTTCATGGTGAAACTCTGGTGCTCAGGGCGCGGAACATGGATGAAATGATGAAAAAATCGGTTTCACTGGTGGATGAAGGTAAAAATGTGGCTATTCTCTCCACTGGAGACCCTGGATTTTCTGGAGTCTTAAAACCAATCCTAAAACTTAGAGATGATCTGGATATGGAAGTGATTCCCGGGATCAGCTCCCTGCAGCTGGCAGCAGCCAGGCTTCAAATACCCTGGGATGAGGCCAACCTGCTAACTCTCCATGGGAAGGGGAATTCAGATATAATATTAAGCCTGTTGGATAATAAAAAGCCAACCATTGTTTTACCAGACTTTCGAGTGGAGAAACTGGCCCAGTTCCTCCTGGAAAAAGGGGTTAATCCAGAAAGGAAAGTTTCAATCTGTGAAAGACTCAGCTATCCAGATGAGAGGATTTTTAAAGGTAATCTAAGGGAAGCTGCAGATACTAAGTTCAGTTACCTGTGTGTAATGGTCATTTATTAG
- a CDS encoding redox-regulated ATPase YchF, producing MLQIAVTGKPNVGKSSFFNAATLSEAEVAGYPFTTIDVNKAVAHVVKPCPCQELEVECNPRNSQCVNGKRLIPVELLDVAGLVPGAHEGRGLGNKFLDDLRQARAFIHVIDASGSTDDEGRPCEPGTHDPLEDVEFLEHEITMWLFGILHKNWNKLVRKALSEKLDIARVIAEQLSGAGITVEDVIEAKKAVNKEYKDWEDEDLILLLDHLLKIAKPMLIVANKADLPHAEKNIQRLQEKYDNVVPASAESELALSRAAKAGLIKYTSGESDFEILEKDKLSPPQVKALEYIRENVLQKYGSTGVQEALNQAIFSLLDMIVVFPVEDEHKLSDQKGNVLPDALLIPKGSKPRDMAFIIHTDIGEGFMHAVDARSCRRVASDHELEDGDVISIICR from the coding sequence ATGCTCCAAATTGCTGTTACCGGGAAACCTAATGTGGGAAAGTCGTCATTTTTCAATGCAGCCACCCTATCAGAGGCAGAAGTGGCTGGTTACCCCTTTACCACCATTGATGTTAATAAAGCTGTTGCCCATGTGGTTAAACCCTGCCCCTGCCAGGAATTAGAGGTGGAATGCAACCCTAGAAACTCTCAGTGCGTTAATGGGAAAAGGTTGATCCCTGTGGAACTTTTAGATGTTGCAGGGCTGGTTCCCGGAGCACATGAGGGACGCGGGCTGGGTAACAAGTTCCTGGATGATCTGCGCCAGGCCAGGGCATTTATTCATGTGATTGATGCCTCAGGGTCCACTGATGATGAGGGAAGGCCCTGTGAACCCGGAACTCATGATCCCCTGGAAGATGTGGAGTTTTTGGAGCATGAAATAACCATGTGGCTTTTTGGAATTCTCCATAAAAACTGGAACAAGCTGGTGCGCAAGGCACTTTCTGAGAAACTGGACATTGCCCGGGTAATAGCAGAACAGCTCAGCGGTGCGGGAATCACGGTAGAGGATGTTATTGAAGCTAAAAAAGCTGTTAACAAAGAATATAAGGACTGGGAAGATGAAGATCTCATCCTTCTTCTGGATCATCTACTTAAAATTGCCAAGCCCATGCTAATTGTGGCTAATAAGGCAGATCTTCCCCATGCAGAGAAGAACATCCAGAGACTTCAGGAGAAATATGATAATGTAGTGCCAGCATCGGCTGAATCTGAACTGGCATTAAGTAGAGCTGCCAAGGCCGGGTTGATCAAATACACTTCAGGGGAATCTGATTTTGAAATCCTGGAGAAAGATAAATTAAGCCCCCCACAGGTGAAAGCCCTGGAATACATACGGGAAAATGTGCTGCAGAAATATGGTAGTACCGGAGTGCAGGAAGCACTGAACCAAGCCATTTTCAGTCTGCTGGATATGATTGTGGTTTTCCCAGTGGAAGATGAGCACAAGCTATCTGATCAGAAGGGTAACGTGCTCCCTGATGCATTACTAATCCCTAAGGGATCCAAACCAAGGGATATGGCCTTTATCATCCATACCGATATTGGTGAGGGTTTCATGCACGCGGTGGATGCCCGAAGCTGTCGAAGAGTGGCCAGTGACCATGAACTTGAGGATGGGGATGTGATTAGTATTATCTGTCGTTAG
- a CDS encoding serine hydrolase produces the protein MPVGWIEVKTIVAWIILGLAIVSFVTVALIPLNLLHPPLNPLDNSNTLISDNQDISSSPHPYQPQLLIAALKSFYQPQSQEDQPVNPSDEDKITKLVRLFNSYFEETFRTSGIPGAAVVIVYNDQIIYMKPLGVKKIGEPDPIDIDTLFQIGSCTKAFTATAIASLVDKGIMTWDDTARGYYPDHSYFDLYDPQVADEITIRDLLSHRSGLPQHAGTFHVLDFWYDFDETLYRLRFLKPESEFRTKYAYQNILLALAGYASGDATGMSWDDVMKQEIFLPLEMFTSTTNLQGYLNSPNHASGHRIINGQTHYVDPINLDPMGPAGTISASIKELANWLRFQLNMGKFNGQQIVSSQSLAETHQPHILIKEYPQFNLSYGLGWLVYTGSYNAVEHTGSTRTFNSNTYVLNSENLGMIVITNEGTSGNYYGELLFNALYSLYKKGVLPASATVSDYVPPQEDDIQSLLENNKLPVILTFDPLPYPIDNYAGNYYSDYWGNIKVEKKNDSSLLLFPGKNPNPITLNHYSSNTFNESDYETEVTFSDFTSGQPQQVFIQRWALFGENGTFIRV, from the coding sequence ATGCCAGTAGGATGGATTGAAGTGAAAACCATAGTTGCATGGATTATACTGGGATTAGCCATAGTTTCATTTGTGACTGTGGCTTTAATACCTTTAAATCTATTACATCCACCCCTAAACCCTTTAGATAATTCAAACACCTTAATATCAGATAATCAGGATATTTCATCTTCCCCACATCCCTACCAGCCACAATTGCTTATTGCTGCTCTTAAAAGCTTTTACCAGCCTCAAAGTCAGGAAGATCAACCAGTCAACCCATCAGATGAGGATAAAATAACTAAATTGGTCCGCCTCTTTAACTCTTACTTTGAAGAAACCTTCCGAACCAGTGGCATTCCCGGAGCTGCTGTGGTAATTGTGTATAATGATCAGATCATTTACATGAAGCCCTTGGGAGTGAAAAAGATAGGTGAACCGGATCCTATCGACATAGACACCCTATTCCAGATCGGCTCCTGCACCAAAGCCTTCACTGCCACAGCCATAGCTTCCCTGGTGGATAAGGGAATTATGACTTGGGATGACACTGCAAGAGGATACTATCCTGATCACTCCTATTTTGATCTTTACGATCCACAAGTGGCAGATGAAATCACCATAAGAGACCTGCTCTCCCACCGTAGTGGATTACCACAACACGCAGGTACTTTTCATGTTCTTGATTTCTGGTATGATTTTGATGAAACCCTTTACCGGCTGCGTTTTCTAAAACCTGAAAGTGAATTTAGAACCAAATATGCCTACCAGAATATTTTATTAGCTCTGGCTGGTTACGCATCAGGGGATGCGACAGGGATGAGCTGGGATGATGTGATGAAACAGGAAATATTCCTGCCTCTGGAGATGTTCACCAGTACCACCAACCTCCAAGGATACCTCAACAGTCCCAACCATGCCAGCGGCCACCGGATAATAAATGGACAGACCCACTATGTGGATCCCATTAATCTGGATCCCATGGGTCCGGCTGGAACTATCAGTGCCTCCATAAAAGAGCTTGCTAACTGGCTGCGTTTCCAACTTAATATGGGTAAGTTCAATGGCCAGCAAATAGTATCCAGTCAATCCCTGGCAGAAACCCACCAACCACACATTCTAATTAAAGAGTATCCCCAATTCAATTTAAGTTATGGTTTGGGCTGGTTAGTTTACACTGGTAGCTATAACGCGGTTGAACACACTGGTTCCACCCGAACTTTCAACAGCAACACTTACGTTCTTAATTCAGAGAATCTGGGAATGATCGTTATTACCAATGAAGGAACCAGCGGGAATTATTATGGTGAATTACTGTTTAACGCCCTGTATTCACTATATAAAAAAGGTGTTCTTCCAGCCAGTGCCACAGTTTCTGATTATGTTCCCCCTCAAGAGGATGATATTCAATCCCTGCTTGAAAACAATAAATTACCAGTTATTTTAACCTTTGACCCCCTCCCTTACCCTATTGACAACTATGCAGGGAACTATTATTCAGATTACTGGGGAAATATAAAAGTTGAAAAGAAAAATGACAGCAGCCTGTTATTGTTTCCTGGGAAAAATCCAAACCCCATAACCCTAAACCACTACAGTTCCAACACATTCAATGAAAGTGACTATGAAACTGAAGTAACATTCAGTGATTTCACATCTGGTCAACCACAACAGGTTTTCATCCAAAGATGGGCACTATTTGGAGAAAATGGTACATTCATAAGAGTTTAA
- a CDS encoding DUF2207 domain-containing protein, protein MDKNGLITAKRYLFILAVLLSFLILSSAGTAFAADRSYSIPSINMDLFLQSDGSIHVKETIHYSFTGTYNGIYRDIPLKSGQILQNVKVSTPGAYSIQEVIDHGSNQRINVYLYSDAAKTTPISNQEVDVTLEYDLLYVSRFYNDITELQYKLVGQEWDVPIGQVNANVHVPSSEGVKYWLNPPYYAKSSLWQGNTLQIVGENIPSGQFFELRMVIPRSQFAANPTGGLILNQDALSEIERKQNDYQNTLNFYSALYYILGTLLLLAVLIPFIIYFLYGREPKIDYRAEYERDIPTDDPPALVNAICGPGFSKKIGEPDMDGFKATIMDLIHRKYILIDKKPSTKEGHGLSNSTYLKINRKKDQKSLQKFEMNVIRFLGRYEEQGVISLERISSDLSNKESAKSFKNTYDAWKDHLKRQFLTDDQMEKFFNKKGDNYLKIFGGAGIVVALLVLFYGTSSPLPAARFTQIAAIVLGVSSVISLILPQKIGGQWTTYGEEYNAKWHNFKKYIKDFSLIKEYPPESVTIWNKFLVYATALGAADAVKKAMELHLPQEQLKTSDTYLFHYYGGYALLSSTLDNGISTASGGYDGSGDDFGGVGDIGGGDMGGGGGAF, encoded by the coding sequence ATGGATAAAAATGGATTAATTACTGCCAAAAGGTATCTTTTCATTTTAGCAGTCTTATTATCATTTCTAATACTTTCCAGCGCAGGAACTGCCTTTGCTGCTGACAGGAGTTATTCAATTCCTTCCATCAACATGGATCTGTTCCTGCAGAGTGATGGCAGTATTCATGTTAAAGAAACCATACATTACTCATTTACAGGGACCTATAATGGAATATACAGGGATATACCCTTAAAAAGTGGCCAAATACTTCAGAATGTGAAGGTTTCCACACCGGGGGCGTATTCAATTCAAGAAGTAATAGATCATGGTAGTAATCAAAGAATAAATGTATATCTGTATTCTGATGCTGCCAAAACCACTCCCATCTCCAATCAGGAGGTGGATGTTACCCTGGAATATGATCTTCTCTATGTTTCGCGGTTCTACAATGACATAACAGAGTTACAGTACAAGCTGGTGGGTCAAGAATGGGACGTGCCAATTGGCCAGGTAAATGCCAATGTCCATGTACCATCAAGTGAGGGAGTTAAATACTGGCTGAATCCACCTTATTATGCTAAAAGTTCTCTGTGGCAGGGAAATACACTACAAATAGTAGGTGAAAACATCCCTTCCGGCCAGTTTTTTGAACTGCGAATGGTCATTCCCAGAAGCCAATTTGCAGCCAACCCCACTGGTGGATTAATCTTAAACCAGGATGCTTTAAGTGAGATAGAAAGAAAACAAAACGATTATCAGAACACATTGAACTTTTACTCTGCTCTTTATTATATATTGGGAACTTTATTGCTTTTAGCAGTTCTTATTCCTTTTATCATATACTTCCTCTATGGAAGAGAGCCCAAAATAGATTACAGAGCAGAATATGAACGTGATATTCCAACTGATGATCCTCCTGCCTTGGTGAATGCTATCTGCGGACCTGGATTTTCTAAGAAAATCGGTGAACCAGACATGGATGGGTTTAAAGCAACCATAATGGATCTAATCCACAGAAAATACATCTTAATAGATAAAAAACCATCCACTAAGGAGGGTCACGGCTTGAGCAACTCCACATATCTTAAAATAAACCGAAAAAAAGACCAAAAATCCCTCCAAAAATTCGAAATGAACGTCATAAGGTTCTTAGGGCGCTATGAAGAACAGGGTGTCATATCCCTGGAGAGGATTTCATCTGATTTATCTAACAAAGAAAGTGCTAAATCTTTCAAAAACACCTATGATGCATGGAAAGACCATTTAAAACGTCAATTTCTCACTGATGATCAGATGGAGAAATTTTTCAACAAAAAAGGTGACAATTACTTGAAGATCTTTGGGGGAGCAGGCATAGTTGTGGCCTTATTGGTTTTATTTTATGGAACCAGTAGTCCTCTACCTGCAGCACGTTTTACTCAAATAGCTGCGATAGTACTGGGAGTATCATCTGTGATCTCCCTCATCCTACCCCAAAAAATTGGGGGGCAATGGACTACTTATGGCGAAGAGTACAATGCTAAATGGCATAATTTTAAAAAATACATCAAAGATTTCAGCCTAATTAAAGAATACCCTCCAGAATCAGTGACAATCTGGAACAAATTTCTGGTCTACGCAACAGCCCTGGGTGCTGCTGATGCAGTTAAAAAAGCAATGGAACTACACTTACCACAAGAACAACTGAAAACCAGTGACACCTATTTATTCCACTATTACGGGGGTTACGCACTCCTATCTTCCACACTTGATAATGGTATCAGTACAGCATCAGGAGGATATGATGGATCCGGTGATGATTTCGGTGGGGTAGGTGACATAGGTGGAGGAGATATGGGTGGGGGTGGAGGGGCTTTTTAG